A region from the Maniola jurtina chromosome 20, ilManJurt1.1, whole genome shotgun sequence genome encodes:
- the LOC123875918 gene encoding CCR4-NOT transcription complex subunit 11, whose protein sequence is MSQQLINENSKYILDLFSEQTVDSQSLESICAQVQKRFPKSEHFNLSLLLSSLITGGDLSLPGQRVVALALIFDFYKGENPFSSLFLHLLDGKPGLLPLAPQERLFIAQLHGFIPVNIKDVLKKSAKQVMLTEVNAKELEFDYSSLQSLHAERVADVSSVAKATAPALVALSDGGPPNRMAMKELLEALMSNEYLPLHKTLQPSGPIPPPTFLLDPTEISFSDEGVWKNLVNRGAYVPLYDTDFDGLIGLKAPEKVEKRMPSAPKEVKVKEEKKEKPEEKKSEEKESTNIVTEAQELTQLALKSALSVPHQQRLLALLDQDPDIVYQIGVTPYQLPDLVENNPMVAISVLLKLIHSQHITDYFSVLVNMEMSLHSMEVVNRLTTSVDLPVEFVHLYISNCISTCETIRDRYMQNRLVRLVCVFLQSLIRNKIINVKELFIEVEAFCVEFSRIREAAALFRLLKQLDSGDTTHKEAKES, encoded by the exons TATCCCTTCTGCTATCATCTCTAATCACAGGCGGAGACCTGTCCCTCCCAGGCCAGAGGGTGGTAGCCCTAGCTTTAATATTTGACTTCTATAAGGGAGAGAACCCCTTCAGCTCCCTGTTCCTGCATCTGTTGGACGGTAAGCCAGGGTTGCTGCCGCTGGCTCCACAGGAGAGATTGTTTATAGCACAATTGCATGGGTTTATACCTGTTAATATTAAAGAT GTGCTCAAAAAGTCGGCGAAACAGGTGATGCTGACAGAGGTGAATGCCAAAGAGTTGGAGTTTGACTACTCTTCCCTGCAGTCTCTACATGCAGAGAGAGTGGCAGATGTCAGCTCAGTGGCCAAAGCGACTGCGCCTGCGCTGGTGGCGCTTAGTGATGG GGGCCCACCAAACCGCATGGCGATGAAGGAACTCCTCGAAGCGTTGATGTCAAACGAGTACCTGCCGTTACACAAAACGCTGCAACCTTCAGGGCCCATACCACCGCCGACCTTCCTACTGGACCCCACGGAAATATCGTTTTCTGATGAG GGTGTATGGAAAAATCTAGTTAATCGAGGCGCGTATGTGCCTCTCTATGACACGGACTTCGATGGTCTCATAGGGCTCAAAGCTCCGGAAAAAGTAGAGAAGCGGATGCCGAGCGCGCCCAAAGAAGTTAAAGTTAAG gaagaaaagaaagaaaagccAGAAGAGAAGAAGTCTGAAGAGAAGGAAAGCACCAACATCGTCACTGAAGCACAGGAACTGACGCAGCTGGCATTGAAGTCTGCCTTAAGTGTACCACACCAACAGAGGTTACTGGCATTGTTGGACCAAGACCCCGACATTGTGTACCAGATTGGAGTCACGCCGTACCAG TTGCCAGACTTAGTAGAGAACAACCCGATGGTAGCAATATCCGTGCTGCTGAAACTCATCCACTCTCAACACATCACTGACTACTTCTCCGTCCTAGTCAATATGGAAATGTCACTGCATTCTATGGAAGTCGTCAACAG GTTAACAACATCAGTGGACCTGCCGGTAGAATTTGTCCATCTGTACATCAGTAATTGCATATCAACGTGCGAGACTATCAGAGACCGATACATGCAAAACCGGCTCGTCAGACTAGTGTGCGTGTTTCTACAGTCTCTCATCAGGAACAAAATCATCAACGTCAAG GAATTATTCATCGAAGTGGAAGCTTTCTGCGTTGAGTTCAGCCGGATCCGGGAGGCGGCGGCGCTGTTCAGACTGCTCAAACAACTCGACTCTGGTGACACCACGCACAAAGAGGCTAAAGAGAGCTAG